The Passer domesticus isolate bPasDom1 chromosome 34, bPasDom1.hap1, whole genome shotgun sequence genome window below encodes:
- the UBL5 gene encoding ubiquitin-like protein 5, producing the protein MIEVVCNDRLGKKVRVKCNPEDSIRDLKKLIAAQTGTRWDKIVLKKWYTIFKDHVTLGDYEIHDGMNLELYYQ; encoded by the exons ATGATCGAGGTCGTCTGCAACGACCGCCTGGGGAAGAAGGTCCGGGTGAAATGCAA CCCCGAGGACTCAATCCGGGACCTGAAGAAGCTGATAGCGGCACAGACCGGCACGCGCTGGGACAAGATCGTGCTCAAAAAATg GTACACGATCTTCAAAGACCACGTCACGCTTGGGGACT ATGAGATCCACGACGGGATGAACCTGGAGCTCTACTACCAGTAG